Proteins encoded by one window of Panicum virgatum strain AP13 chromosome 7N, P.virgatum_v5, whole genome shotgun sequence:
- the LOC120683122 gene encoding corneodesmosin-like — protein sequence MEALAAVRNEELRLRSAGLLQSSSSSVLAVRSSSSTAVTPPPKAPLSAASSSEGGGGGRLHCGYCGKKTHVEAFCFKKKKDQSRRGGSGRASQGTGSAGGSDTGGTQRSSAGSDTGGTQRSSAGSETQEMLMLLRRLAASAPSGAAGSVTQSSAQSDAATASQSSSGPHGSPGWYWPSSA from the exons ATGGAGGCTCTTGCTGCTGTTCGTAATGAGGAGCTTCGTCTTCGCAGTGCTGGTCTATTGCAATCTTCGTCTTCTTCAGTTTTGGCTGTTCGGTCTTCTTCGTCTACAGCTGTCACCCCTCCACCCAAGGCGCCTCTTTCAGCGGCGTCTTCTTctgagggaggagggggtggtCGTCTTCACTGTGGCTATTGTGGTAAGAAAACTCATGTGGAGGCATTTtgcttcaagaagaagaaagatcagtCTCGCCGAGGTGGTAGTGGTCGTGCTTCACAGGGTACAGGTAGTGCTGGTGGTTCTGATACTGGAGGCACTCAACGGAGTTCTGCTGGTTCTGATACTGGAGGCACTCAACGGAGTTCTGCTGGTTCTGAGACACAGGAGATGCTCATGTTGCTTCGTCGTCTTGCTGCCTCTGCGCCATCGGGAGCTGCTGGTTCTGTTACTCAGTCCTCTGCACAGTCAGATGCTGCTACTGCTTCTCAGTCTTCTTCAG GACCGCACGGGTCTCCTGGTTGGTACTGGCCCTCGTCGGCGTGA